A region of Sphingomonas crusticola DNA encodes the following proteins:
- a CDS encoding RNA polymerase sigma factor, whose protein sequence is MSLDDPDGELVRRVGEGDAHAIETLVARKLPRMTALAMRLLNDRGEAEDVVQEVFVRVWRSAGAWRPGAAKFDTWMHRVALNLCTDRLRKRREIPLPPHWDTADPSPNADAALDAQAQSDALGQALAALAPRQREAIVLTYYQELPNRDAAALMGIGIDALESLLARGRRALKARLEQADD, encoded by the coding sequence TTGAGCCTGGACGATCCCGACGGAGAATTGGTCCGCCGGGTTGGCGAGGGCGACGCGCATGCGATCGAAACATTGGTCGCGCGCAAACTACCCCGCATGACCGCCCTCGCGATGCGGTTGCTGAACGATCGCGGCGAGGCCGAGGACGTCGTCCAGGAGGTGTTCGTACGCGTCTGGCGCAGCGCAGGCGCCTGGCGCCCGGGCGCGGCCAAATTCGACACCTGGATGCATCGCGTCGCGCTCAACCTCTGTACCGATCGCCTGCGCAAGCGGCGCGAGATACCATTGCCCCCGCATTGGGACACGGCGGATCCCAGCCCCAATGCCGATGCCGCGCTCGACGCACAGGCGCAAAGCGATGCCCTGGGACAGGCACTCGCCGCGCTCGCTCCGCGCCAGCGCGAGGCGATCGTGCTGACCTATTATCAGGAGCTCCCCAATCGCGACGCCGCCGCCTTGATGGGCATCGGCATCGACGCTCTGGAGAGCCTGCTGGCGCGCGGGCGGCGCGCGCTCAAGGCGAGGCTGGAGCAAGCCGATGACTGA
- a CDS encoding EF-hand domain-containing protein encodes MTRSLLALSLAGLATAAVAQAPPASGTFDDFAARARGRMMMLDADHDGRISQAEFAARAEQMAGARHGGGADVDADAAPARRRDPSRMFTRLDANKDGYLDPSEIDAMIAKRFARRDANHDGTLTADERHAMRGTTAPQQ; translated from the coding sequence GCGGGCCTCGCCACCGCCGCCGTCGCCCAGGCACCCCCGGCCTCCGGCACCTTCGACGACTTCGCAGCCAGGGCGCGCGGCCGCATGATGATGCTCGACGCCGATCATGACGGCCGCATCAGCCAGGCGGAGTTCGCCGCCCGCGCCGAGCAGATGGCCGGCGCCCGCCACGGCGGAGGCGCCGACGTCGATGCCGACGCCGCTCCCGCCAGGCGGCGCGACCCATCGCGCATGTTCACGCGGCTCGACGCCAACAAGGATGGCTATCTCGACCCGTCCGAGATCGACGCGATGATCGCCAAGCGCTTCGCCCGCCGCGACGCCAATCACGACGGGACGCTGACGGCGGACGAGCGACACGCTATGCGGGGCACGACCGCGCCGCAGCAATGA